In the genome of Corynebacterium faecale, the window AAAGCTTATTAAAAATCCTTGAGGGTATCCCATTCCGCACCCTCCGTATAGACATCGAGCGGGCCGCAACGTGGGTGCGGAAGGCTGCGGTTAGAACCGCTCGTGCCGGCGGTTGGTGAATTTCCGGGAGTGGTTCGGCTGGCTGTCGCCGTAACGGTCGTGCAACATGCGTGAACGGGCACCGGAGGATGCGGACGTGGTGGTTCCGGTAGGGGCGAGGCCAGGGGTGTCGTTCTCCAGGAGGGTGGTGCGGAGGGTGCCCATCGTGCCGGAATCCGTGTCACCGTCCTGTCGGTCCGTGGTCTGCTCGGCGGATGCGGCGTCGACGGAAAGCTCGGCCTCCTCGCGGCGCACGCGGCGGCGTTCCTTCAGCTCCGCCCAGATAAAATACCCCAGGCCGAGCGGGGCCATGATGCCGAAGGCGATCCACTGGAAGGCGTAGGACAGGTGTGAGCCGCGGTCGAGCATGGGCACCGGGATGGCGTTGATCTCCCCGGCCTGCCCCTCGGCCAGCTGCACATAGTCCTCCGCCAGGTCCATGCCGATCACCTCGGAAATCTGCGCGGTGTTGATGCCGTAGACCTGGCGGTAGCCCTGGTCCTCGATCGGGGGGGACATCGGTGTCTGCTCGGTGAATCGGGCGTGGCCGACGATGGACTGCTCACCGGCTGGCGCAGTGTCCATCGGGGGGACACCGCCCTCAAGCGGCGGGTTGAAACCCCGGTTGACCAGGATGATCTCACCGGAGTTCAGCTGGAAGGGAGTCAAGGCATGGAAGGCAGGGGAGGAGTCGACCGGACGGTTGCGCATCAGCACCTCATCCTCGGGCAGGTAGTGGCCCTGAAGGATCACCCGGGCCCATTCCTTCCCGGGCTCGATACTGCCCTGGGCGTCAAAGATCTCCTCGGCGGGGACGAGCTCGACCTCGAAGGCGGCTTCGATCTGCTCGTTGCGCTCGACGATAGTGCTATCCCTGCTCAGCTGCCACGGCGCCAGAAAGGTAAAGGCGACGTAGGAGAAAGCGATGATGGCGAGGACACCGAACACCCAGCCGGGACGGAGGAATGTCCTCCAGCCCTTCTTCTGCGGGGCCCGACCGTACCTGCGTTCATGTGTGCTGCTCACAGCCATGAAGTCTACTGCCCCGTCCGGTGGAAAGTACATCCTGTCGCCGGGTGCTCATGGGGGAAAGCACTACGAGACCCGGGACCTTCTGTACGCATCCTCGTCGGCGGTGACCGTGGTCGCCTCGACGGGCTTCAGGTCAGGATGCTGGGTGCGGGCGGCGCGTAGGCCGTTGGCGATGACGATGACCTCGGCCACCTCGTGGACCAGCACGACAGCAGCCAGTCCCAGCACGCCGGTGATCGCCAGCGGCAACAGGACGATGATGATCGCCAGGGACAGCACAATGTTCTGGTTGATGATGGCCCGGCCCCGGCGGGCGTGGTGCAGGGCCCGGGGGATCAGGCGCAGGTCATCGCCGGTAAACGCCACATCCGCAGACTCGATCGCCGCATCCGAGCCCTTGGCACCCATGGCGATACCGATATCGGCTCGGGCCAGGGCGGGCGCGTCGTTGATGCCGTCACCGATCATCGCCACCGGGCCGCGGGTCCCCAGTCCGGCCACGGCGGTGGCCTTGTCCTCCGGGCGTAGCTCGGCCCGCACGTCCGTGATGCCGGCCTCCCGGGCCAGGGCGGTGGCGGTGCGGGTGTTGTCGCCGGTGAGCATGGTGACCCCGAAACCCTTATCGGTGAGTGTCCGGATGACTTCGGGGGCCTCGGGGCGGAGTTCATCGCGCACCCCCACCGCACCGACCGGGTGGTCGTCACGGTAAACGATGACCACGGTCATACCCTGGCTCTCCAGGGTTTCGACCTGCCCGACCAAGGGGCCAGGGGACAGCCAGCGGGGACTCCCGACCTTAATCTGCGTCCCGTCGATCACCCCAGTGATCCCCTGCCCCGCAGTCTCGTCAACCTGCTGGGCAGTCGGCGCCTGGGGTGCTGCGGCGGTAATAGCGGCGGCCAGCGGGTGGGTGGAGTGATCCTCGAGCGCGGCAGCCCAGCCGAGGACATCTGCCCGACTGATGCCATCGATGGTGAGCACCTCCGCAACAGTGGGCTGATTGCGGGTTAGGGTACCGGTCTTATCCAGGGCCAGGTGGCGGATGCCACCGAGGCGCTCAAAAGCGGCGCCGGACTTGAT includes:
- a CDS encoding SURF1 family cytochrome oxidase biogenesis protein, with translation MAVSSTHERRYGRAPQKKGWRTFLRPGWVFGVLAIIAFSYVAFTFLAPWQLSRDSTIVERNEQIEAAFEVELVPAEEIFDAQGSIEPGKEWARVILQGHYLPEDEVLMRNRPVDSSPAFHALTPFQLNSGEIILVNRGFNPPLEGGVPPMDTAPAGEQSIVGHARFTEQTPMSPPIEDQGYRQVYGINTAQISEVIGMDLAEDYVQLAEGQAGEINAIPVPMLDRGSHLSYAFQWIAFGIMAPLGLGYFIWAELKERRRVRREEAELSVDAASAEQTTDRQDGDTDSGTMGTLRTTLLENDTPGLAPTGTTTSASSGARSRMLHDRYGDSQPNHSRKFTNRRHERF
- a CDS encoding heavy metal translocating P-type ATPase, which gives rise to MTSACGCEPSAPMAREEEHTPWWRDRAILLPVASGVSLLVGLILEWFVPNAGMIALVLFWASLLLGASQFVPGALKGLFTRGKLGIGLLMTISATGAVLLGFIEEAAALAFLYSIAEALEDKAMDKARSGLRSLLALIPSTATILVRGSTRTVPVEDLAPGDVLRLAAGDRLATDGIIRSGHSSLDVSAITGESIPVEVGPGDAVLAGSINTTGALEVEATAGGTDNSLTTVVALVEQAQSEKGQRARIADRLARPLVPGVLILAIFVAVIGSLFGDPGVWIERALVVLVAASPCALAISVPVTVVSAIGAASKFGVVIKSGAAFERLGGIRHLALDKTGTLTRNQPTVAEVLTIDGISRADVLGWAAALEDHSTHPLAAAITAAAPQAPTAQQVDETAGQGITGVIDGTQIKVGSPRWLSPGPLVGQVETLESQGMTVVIVYRDDHPVGAVGVRDELRPEAPEVIRTLTDKGFGVTMLTGDNTRTATALAREAGITDVRAELRPEDKATAVAGLGTRGPVAMIGDGINDAPALARADIGIAMGAKGSDAAIESADVAFTGDDLRLIPRALHHARRGRAIINQNIVLSLAIIIVLLPLAITGVLGLAAVVLVHEVAEVIVIANGLRAARTQHPDLKPVEATTVTADEDAYRRSRVS